TCCTCGCTGTTGCTGATCGGTTCCCACACCTTTTCACAGTAATCAACCGCCTCCCGGTACATTCCAAAATAGATGAGCCGGTACAATGTTCGCATGGTCACCGTATCTATTCCTTTTGCAGGATTTTGCTCAATCACTTCAATACAGCGGCTCACTAATGCTTTATCCATGGTATCAAAAGCATGATCGGTGAGTTCTAGCTCCAAAAATTCATACTCCTGCCTGTATTTGTCAGGATGAATTTTCCGGTAATGATCGGCAAACTCAAGGATGGCTTTGTAGTCATTTTGATCGAACACCGCAGTGCTCTCAAACAACTCAACCACATTAATGGATGTATCGGGCAGCTCTTCGATCAGATGATAAATAAACGCAAGACAGTCTGTCTCGGCTATTTTCTCATATAACTGATAAATCTCATCATCAGTCATGTTTTTCAGACTGGGGAAAGATGGGGGTTTCATTGAATTTTATTTTTGATTACAATTCCAACTCTATCTTGTCCAGGGGATACCAAAACGCCTTTTTGATCACCTCAGCTTCATCTTCCTCAAAAAGGTTCATGAAATCAATGATTCTGGCTTTCCGGGTAGAAACAAGCTCTGATTGTGCATATTTAAGGAATATCATTGTGCATTAATCAGGTTTTTTGCTGTGCATAAATTAAACTGTTACGGGTTCTGGGTTACTGCTGACTGCCAACTTTTTCCTTGTTCGGCGTTCATGACTGCTTTCTATGGACTGTTTTCAAACACTGCCTCCAAAAAATCTGCTGCCAGCTTCTTGTAATCCCTGTTTTTGATGATCCACTCCCGGCCTTTGGCGCCCATTTGTGCTCTTTCTTCCGGAGTTAATGCTTTCATTTTCATGATTGCTCCGGATAATTCTCCGGGTGATTCAGCAGCGCAACTGATGCCGGCGCCGCTCTCTTCAACTATGTTGCCGGGCGCTTCGATGGCATAAATAATGGGCTTGCCGGCCAGCATAAAGTCGTTGAGCTTGATTAAATTATTCCTTTTTTGATAGCGGACATTTTTAAGCGCCCGGGCTTACGCAAGATCAATGTGATCAAAAGTAGCGGTTTGTAATAAGCCCTATAAAGCAAGCCTTTCTTTGAAATCCCTGCATAATTTCAGGTGTTTGTCTGGGTTTTGGGATTTGAGGTTTTGTATGTTTAACAATTTCCATTGTACAGCTGGAAAAATGCTGAAATCATAAAGGCGCCAGTCGGGGGTTCCTTGCTCAAACATTAATAAGAAATGTTGTCTTCAGATGTGAGCGACGCATGTATTTTTTCAATCA
This DNA window, taken from Bacteroidales bacterium, encodes the following:
- a CDS encoding glycosyltransferase — its product is MLAGKPIIYAIEAPGNIVEESGAGISCAAESPGELSGAIMKMKALTPEERAQMGAKGREWIIKNRDYKKLAADFLEAVFENSP